Proteins encoded together in one Corynebacterium liangguodongii window:
- a CDS encoding glycosyltransferase family 87 protein: MQLPNVESTWTQPAPRPSGLSLARIASFAAWPAAVLIVIHRVFVRAWTGSLTDDFTTVWSATRRFVERVDVYNENYEHVDPHYLYNPGATLLLSPLGLTEHIEVARPLFILLNAAAIIAALALLTRRSGYALSHPVFPALIAVAFLTESVTNTLVFSNINGILLLALVAFLQLFLGARPWAAGIVLGLAIVIKPMFAPLIVLPLMRLEWRTALTAALLPVALNVVAWPLTPGASDYTDKVVPYLGVTRDYANASLAGFSAYFGVPGWLHALMFAVVALALAVAVGGLARFRYSDEWLWAAVTSGVLIAGVCLLSSLGQAYYSMMLLPAVLTVLRPVGTSPMHTAPIWVGVVVCFSPLEWASPHFPHTGAVLDIVLVTFAWSVFVLAVAAWVVSVIVSDNKEAADGARKFPRLQRSEMAREA, encoded by the coding sequence ATGCAGTTGCCCAACGTGGAGTCCACCTGGACACAGCCCGCCCCACGACCGAGCGGTCTGAGCCTCGCTCGAATCGCCTCCTTCGCCGCCTGGCCCGCGGCGGTGCTCATTGTCATCCACCGCGTTTTCGTGCGCGCATGGACCGGCTCTCTGACTGACGATTTCACCACCGTGTGGTCGGCGACGCGCCGCTTCGTGGAGCGAGTCGACGTCTATAACGAAAACTACGAGCACGTCGACCCGCACTACCTCTACAACCCCGGAGCCACGCTGCTGCTCTCTCCGCTCGGGCTCACAGAACACATCGAGGTGGCGCGCCCGCTGTTCATCCTCCTCAACGCCGCCGCGATCATCGCCGCCCTTGCTCTGCTCACGCGCCGCAGCGGCTATGCGCTCTCCCACCCCGTCTTCCCGGCGCTCATTGCGGTCGCCTTCCTGACGGAGTCGGTGACCAATACGCTCGTGTTTTCCAACATCAACGGCATTTTGCTGCTTGCCCTGGTGGCCTTTTTACAGCTCTTCCTCGGCGCCCGCCCGTGGGCCGCGGGGATCGTGCTGGGCCTGGCCATCGTGATCAAGCCCATGTTCGCGCCGCTGATCGTTTTGCCGCTGATGCGGCTGGAGTGGCGCACGGCGCTCACCGCGGCGCTGCTGCCGGTGGCGCTCAACGTCGTGGCGTGGCCGCTGACGCCTGGGGCGTCCGACTACACGGATAAGGTCGTGCCCTACCTCGGCGTGACCCGCGACTACGCCAACGCCTCGCTCGCCGGGTTTTCCGCCTACTTCGGCGTGCCGGGCTGGCTGCACGCGCTGATGTTCGCGGTGGTGGCGCTGGCGCTGGCGGTGGCGGTGGGTGGCCTCGCCCGGTTCCGATACAGCGACGAGTGGCTGTGGGCGGCGGTGACCTCGGGCGTGCTCATCGCGGGGGTGTGCCTGCTGTCCTCCCTGGGGCAGGCCTACTACTCGATGATGCTTTTGCCCGCGGTGCTCACGGTGCTGCGCCCCGTGGGTACGAGCCCCATGCATACAGCGCCCATCTGGGTCGGCGTGGTGGTGTGTTTCTCCCCGCTCGAGTGGGCCTCGCCCCACTTCCCGCACACCGGTGCCGTGCTCGACATCGTGTTGGTGACCTTCGCATGGTCGGTGTTCGTACTCGCGGTCGCGGCGTGGGTAGTCTCGGTAATAGTCAGCGACAACAAGGAGGCGGCAGATGGCGCAAGAAAATTTCCTCGACTTCAGCGATCAGAAATGGCGCGAGAGGCTTAG
- a CDS encoding HIT family protein, which produces MRLWAPYRSSYVAAIPDDGGEEDPFIAAPHKSDEDALIVARGQAVYALLNLYPYNAGHLMVVPYRKVAELEHLTAAESAELMAFAQQAVRVLKAVSHPEAINVGLNLGKASGGSVGDHLHLHVVPRWAGDANFMTVIGGTKVLPQLLRETRALLADAWAHTGEGGSANA; this is translated from the coding sequence ATGCGGCTGTGGGCTCCCTACCGCTCGAGCTACGTCGCCGCCATCCCCGACGACGGCGGCGAGGAGGACCCGTTTATCGCAGCGCCGCACAAGAGCGACGAGGACGCGCTCATCGTCGCCCGCGGGCAGGCCGTCTACGCTCTGCTCAACCTCTACCCGTACAACGCCGGGCACCTCATGGTGGTGCCCTACCGCAAGGTCGCCGAGCTTGAACACCTCACGGCGGCCGAATCGGCTGAGCTCATGGCGTTTGCCCAGCAGGCGGTGCGCGTGCTCAAGGCGGTCTCGCACCCCGAGGCGATCAACGTGGGCCTCAACCTGGGTAAGGCCTCCGGCGGGTCCGTCGGCGATCACCTCCACCTTCACGTCGTTCCGCGCTGGGCAGGCGATGCGAACTTCATGACGGTCATCGGGGGCACGAAGGTGCTGCCCCAGCTCCTGCGCGAGACGCGGGCGCTGCTTGCCGACGCCTGGGCACACACCGGGGAGGGCGGGAGCGCCAATGCTTAG
- the pgsA gene encoding phosphatidylinositol phosphate synthase: MLSVHGREPAAVVVEPVAKALLRIGMTPNVTTVLGTSATILVSVLLIPAGHLVAAALASAFFAAFDMVDGTMARLRGGGTAFGATLDASCDRITDGALFGAIVAWFVYVDHASPATVAAALGVLVLSQVISYIKARGEAGGLRIVGGLIERPERLIVAFIGLVLEGAGVGGALAAAVWLLLAGSAITVVQRFALAARDPRSHEHIAAPEGAKP; the protein is encoded by the coding sequence ATGCTTAGCGTGCACGGGCGGGAGCCCGCGGCGGTCGTCGTCGAGCCGGTGGCAAAGGCCCTTTTGCGCATCGGAATGACCCCGAACGTGACCACGGTGCTGGGCACGTCGGCGACGATCCTGGTCTCCGTGCTCCTCATCCCGGCCGGCCACCTCGTCGCCGCGGCGCTCGCCTCGGCGTTTTTCGCCGCCTTCGACATGGTCGATGGGACGATGGCGCGGCTGAGGGGAGGGGGCACGGCCTTCGGCGCCACCCTGGACGCGAGCTGCGACCGCATCACCGACGGGGCGCTCTTCGGCGCGATCGTGGCGTGGTTCGTCTACGTCGACCACGCCTCCCCGGCCACCGTCGCGGCAGCCCTCGGGGTGCTCGTCCTCTCCCAGGTCATTAGCTACATCAAGGCGCGCGGCGAGGCCGGGGGCCTGCGCATCGTCGGCGGGCTCATCGAGCGGCCCGAGCGCCTCATCGTCGCCTTTATCGGGCTCGTCCTGGAGGGCGCCGGGGTGGGCGGGGCGCTCGCGGCGGCCGTGTGGCTGCTGCTTGCCGGCTCTGCAATCACCGTGGTCCAGCGCTTCGCCCTCGCCGCCCGCGATCCGCGCTCGCATGAGCACATCGCCGCGCCGGAGGGGGCAAAGCCGTGA
- a CDS encoding dihydrofolate reductase family protein has product MPAPSIADLIGPQLPPEHRELRAIAVSTLFGAFAREGTSGALGNDTDSALLLALREWADCVLVGAGTVRREGYKAPRGAVAVVSRSLDFDTTSDFFSGTPPLIIAAREALSDPALAPARARLRAAGAQLVDAASGSARDVVAALHARGLNRIVCEGGPSLYSALLAADAIDVFHLTVDPSVGPLDGTHLPALGGAEGDGGLRRFTLEAVARTDDSMLFCRYRRSRG; this is encoded by the coding sequence ATGCCCGCCCCCTCGATTGCCGATCTCATCGGCCCGCAGCTGCCGCCCGAGCACCGAGAGCTGCGGGCCATCGCTGTGAGCACACTTTTCGGCGCCTTCGCCCGCGAGGGGACCTCCGGCGCGCTCGGAAACGACACCGACTCCGCTCTCCTCCTCGCGCTGCGCGAGTGGGCCGATTGCGTGCTCGTCGGGGCGGGAACGGTGCGCCGCGAGGGCTACAAGGCTCCGCGCGGGGCCGTCGCGGTTGTCTCGCGCAGCTTGGACTTCGACACCACCTCCGACTTTTTCTCTGGCACCCCTCCGCTCATCATCGCCGCGCGCGAGGCCTTAAGCGACCCGGCTCTCGCCCCCGCCCGCGCGAGGCTCCGCGCTGCGGGAGCACAGCTCGTGGACGCGGCCTCGGGCAGCGCGCGCGATGTAGTCGCCGCGCTCCACGCCCGCGGCCTCAACCGCATCGTGTGCGAGGGCGGTCCCAGCCTTTATTCGGCGCTGCTTGCCGCGGATGCGATCGACGTATTCCACCTCACGGTTGATCCCTCGGTCGGGCCCCTCGATGGGACCCACCTGCCCGCCCTCGGCGGCGCGGAAGGCGACGGTGGTCTCCGGCGCTTCACCCTCGAAGCGGTTGCCCGCACCGACGATTCCATGCTGTTTTGCCGCTATCGCAGGTCGCGCGGGTAG
- a CDS encoding copper chaperone PCu(A)C, producing MNNRAIPVLAAAVTAAISLSACSDSESAPQQGSTAASPSSSASAKPAEAAPLAFEAPVIRAKEQGKDMTAIFGTLRNTGTEPVTVTGFETSLEGLEGLEGLEGARYEVHKTENGTMSPVDGGLVVPPGESVELAPGSFHLMILDYAPEIPAGESVEVTLKTDRGDVVVPGVEVRTMIPGNESYGEGGEMVGHDMHVGH from the coding sequence ATGAACAACCGCGCAATCCCGGTCCTCGCCGCTGCTGTGACCGCCGCGATTTCCCTGTCCGCGTGCTCGGACTCCGAGAGCGCCCCGCAGCAGGGCAGCACCGCAGCGAGCCCTTCGAGTTCAGCGTCGGCCAAGCCCGCGGAGGCGGCGCCGCTCGCCTTCGAAGCGCCCGTCATCCGCGCCAAGGAGCAGGGCAAGGACATGACTGCGATCTTCGGCACGCTGCGCAACACCGGCACCGAGCCGGTCACGGTCACCGGCTTCGAGACCTCGCTTGAAGGGCTTGAAGGGCTTGAAGGGCTTGAAGGCGCGCGCTACGAGGTGCACAAGACCGAAAACGGCACCATGAGCCCGGTCGACGGCGGCCTCGTCGTCCCGCCGGGGGAGAGCGTGGAGCTCGCCCCGGGCAGCTTCCACCTCATGATCCTCGACTACGCCCCGGAGATCCCCGCGGGGGAGAGCGTCGAGGTCACGCTGAAGACCGACCGCGGCGACGTCGTAGTGCCTGGCGTGGAGGTGCGCACGATGATCCCGGGCAACGAGTCCTACGGTGAAGGCGGCGAGATGGTCGGCCACGACATGCACGTCGGCCACTAG
- a CDS encoding RNA polymerase sigma factor — protein MLSFESSYRQCYPSVLAYVRRRTDDNVAEDLCAEVFTRAWSGWPPRGDLALPWLYGIARNVVLEHYRQRQVSVPLDSVGEHNLQEPSAESRAAANVDIMRALGELGDNDREILTLHAWEGLTPAEIAVVLGISENSSRVRLHRARARLATCLHTTIGAKR, from the coding sequence ATGCTGAGCTTCGAATCCTCCTATCGCCAGTGCTACCCGAGCGTGCTTGCCTACGTGCGGCGACGCACTGACGACAACGTTGCTGAAGACCTCTGCGCCGAGGTTTTCACCCGCGCGTGGTCGGGATGGCCACCGCGCGGTGACCTGGCGCTGCCGTGGCTCTACGGCATCGCCCGCAATGTGGTCCTGGAGCACTACCGGCAGCGCCAGGTCTCCGTGCCGTTGGACAGCGTGGGGGAGCACAACCTGCAAGAGCCTTCGGCGGAATCCCGCGCCGCAGCGAATGTTGACATCATGCGGGCCCTCGGCGAGCTGGGAGACAACGATCGCGAAATACTTACACTGCACGCCTGGGAGGGCCTCACACCTGCGGAGATCGCCGTCGTGCTGGGCATCTCCGAAAACTCCTCGCGCGTGCGCCTCCACAGGGCGCGCGCCCGCCTCGCCACATGTCTCCACACCACCATCGGAGCAAAGAGATGA
- the msrB gene encoding peptide-methionine (R)-S-oxide reductase MsrB, translated as MAQENFLDFSDQKWRERLSDAEYHVLRQAGTEPPGIGEYTNTTTEGVYRCRACGAELFRSTEKFDSHCGWPAFFSPLAGDSVIEREDRSLGMVRTEVLCANCHSHLGHVFAGEGYDTPTDLRYCINSISLTLEEGPVEN; from the coding sequence ATGGCGCAAGAAAATTTCCTCGACTTCAGCGATCAGAAATGGCGCGAGAGGCTTAGCGACGCCGAATACCACGTCCTCCGGCAAGCCGGCACCGAACCGCCCGGCATCGGTGAGTACACCAACACCACCACGGAGGGCGTCTACCGCTGCCGCGCGTGCGGCGCCGAGCTCTTCCGCTCGACGGAGAAGTTCGACTCCCACTGCGGCTGGCCGGCGTTTTTCAGCCCGCTCGCCGGCGATAGCGTCATCGAGCGCGAAGACCGCAGCCTCGGCATGGTGCGCACCGAGGTGTTATGCGCCAACTGCCACTCCCACCTCGGCCATGTCTTCGCCGGCGAGGGCTACGATACCCCCACCGACCTGCGCTACTGCATCAACTCGATCTCCCTGACGCTGGAAGAAGGCCCGGTCGAGAACTAG
- a CDS encoding phosphatidylinositol mannoside acyltransferase: MKQELIAGGYVAGWRLVGALPESWAAALFRTGADIASDRGRGAEMLRRNLIRVVGAGSVDQRLVRASMRSYARYWKEAFQLPRLAGQEDVLARIDAGVSGREHFEAAYSRGRGVILALPHSGNWDMAGMWFVANYGGFTTVAERVEPAALFQAFVDFRNSLGFEVLPLTGGERPPYARLKEVLAGGGIVCLLGERDLTARGVAVDFFGEPTTMPAGPAKLAIDTGAALIAVHSAFGGPGEPPWLLTADPEIEVTTLERTTQLLADRFAANIAAHPADWHMLQPMWPADRPKRRRR; the protein is encoded by the coding sequence GTGAAGCAAGAACTCATCGCAGGAGGCTACGTCGCCGGGTGGCGGCTCGTGGGCGCGCTGCCGGAGTCGTGGGCAGCCGCGCTCTTTCGTACCGGGGCGGATATCGCCTCCGACCGCGGACGGGGTGCGGAGATGCTGCGCCGCAACCTCATCAGGGTCGTCGGTGCGGGCAGCGTCGATCAGCGGCTCGTGCGCGCCTCCATGCGCTCCTACGCGCGTTACTGGAAGGAGGCCTTCCAGCTGCCGCGGCTCGCGGGGCAGGAGGACGTGCTCGCGCGTATCGACGCCGGGGTCAGCGGCCGGGAGCACTTCGAGGCGGCCTATTCCCGCGGGCGGGGAGTTATCCTCGCGCTGCCGCACTCGGGGAACTGGGACATGGCAGGGATGTGGTTCGTGGCCAACTACGGCGGGTTTACCACCGTCGCCGAGCGCGTCGAGCCCGCCGCGCTGTTCCAGGCCTTCGTCGATTTCCGCAACTCCCTCGGGTTCGAGGTACTCCCGCTGACCGGCGGGGAACGGCCGCCGTACGCGCGCCTGAAGGAAGTGCTCGCGGGCGGCGGGATTGTCTGCCTGCTTGGTGAGCGCGACCTCACCGCCCGCGGTGTCGCCGTGGATTTCTTCGGCGAGCCCACCACCATGCCCGCGGGCCCGGCGAAGCTCGCCATCGATACCGGCGCCGCGCTCATCGCGGTGCACTCCGCCTTCGGCGGGCCGGGGGAGCCGCCCTGGCTTCTCACGGCCGACCCGGAGATCGAGGTCACCACACTCGAGCGCACGACCCAGCTGCTCGCGGACCGCTTCGCAGCCAACATCGCCGCGCACCCCGCCGACTGGCACATGCTGCAGCCGATGTGGCCGGCGGACAGGCCGAAGAGGCGGCGTCGCTAG
- the hemQ gene encoding hydrogen peroxide-dependent heme synthase codes for MAENTADLEALNKIQRYSQWVTFRAIPGALGTERAQTTAQAKEFFAALEAAGEVSVRGVYDVTGTRPEADLMIWWHAERFEQIQKALADFRRETTLGQVLELGWIGNGLHRPAEFNHAHLPAFVMGEPAREWISVYPFVRSYDWYLLDPAERRRILADHGRAAADYADVRANTVTAFTLGDYEWMLAFEADDLGRISDLMHKMRYTEARLHVREEVPFQTGRRVADIGEIIAALP; via the coding sequence ATGGCAGAGAACACGGCCGACCTCGAGGCCCTGAACAAGATCCAGCGCTACTCGCAGTGGGTGACCTTCCGCGCCATCCCGGGCGCGTTGGGCACCGAGCGTGCGCAGACGACCGCGCAGGCCAAGGAGTTTTTCGCGGCGCTCGAGGCCGCAGGCGAGGTGAGCGTTCGTGGCGTCTACGATGTCACCGGAACGCGCCCCGAGGCGGACCTCATGATCTGGTGGCATGCCGAGCGCTTCGAGCAGATCCAGAAGGCACTGGCAGATTTCCGCCGGGAGACCACCTTGGGCCAGGTGCTTGAGCTCGGGTGGATCGGCAACGGTCTGCACCGCCCTGCAGAGTTCAACCACGCGCACCTGCCCGCGTTCGTGATGGGCGAGCCCGCCCGCGAGTGGATCTCGGTCTACCCCTTCGTCCGCTCGTACGACTGGTACCTGCTCGACCCGGCCGAGCGGCGCCGCATTCTCGCCGACCACGGCCGGGCGGCAGCGGACTACGCGGACGTGCGCGCGAACACGGTCACGGCCTTTACCCTCGGCGACTACGAGTGGATGCTCGCCTTCGAGGCCGATGACCTGGGCAGGATCTCCGACCTCATGCACAAAATGCGCTACACCGAGGCGCGCCTGCACGTGCGCGAGGAGGTCCCGTTCCAGACCGGCCGGCGCGTTGCAGACATCGGCGAGATCATCGCCGCGCTGCCCTAG
- the thrS gene encoding threonine--tRNA ligase produces the protein MSSESPAAPAVSVEPEPFDVAAGTPVGAAMKELNYPNKGEGAIVCVQDSTGALRDLSYVPDADETFMPVAANTEAGRSVIRHSCAHVLAQAVQAEFPGTKLGIGPAITDGFYYDFDVAEPFTPEDLAALEKRMKKIIKQGQKFVRGVYSTADEAAADLAAEPYKLELIEDKGNVDPASDEAAEIGAGELTHYDNVNPRTGEVEWHDLCRGPHVPTTKYIPAFALTRSSAAYWRGDQNNAGLQRIYGTAWESKERLEDHLTMLREAEKRDHRRLGNELDLFSFPDELGSGLPVFHPDGGIIRLAMEEHSRRRHLEAGYSFVNTPHVTKGALFSKSGHLDWYADGMFPPMKLDGEVDEDGNVVKQPQDYYVKPMNCPMHNLIFDSRGRSYRELPLRLFEFGTVYRYEKSGVVHGLTRARGFTQDDAHIYCTEDQLEEELTSVLEFIISLLKDYGLDDFYLELSTKDPNKYIGDDEIWERSTTILQSVAERSGLELVPDPAGAAFYGPKISVQARDAIGRTWQMSTVQLDFNLPERFDLTYTAPDGTKQRPVMIHRALFGSIERFFGVLLEHYAGAFPAWLAPHQVVGIPVADDFAGHLDGVVKQLRARGIRAEVDHSDDRMQKKIRNHTTGKVPFMLLAGARDVEAGAVSFRFLDGTQVNGVPVDEAVELICDWVAQRINEQPSEVSLAARRS, from the coding sequence ATGTCCAGCGAATCCCCGGCGGCCCCCGCCGTCTCCGTTGAGCCCGAGCCCTTCGACGTCGCAGCGGGTACCCCCGTGGGCGCGGCGATGAAAGAGCTGAACTACCCCAACAAGGGCGAGGGCGCCATTGTCTGCGTCCAAGACTCCACCGGGGCGCTCAGGGACCTCTCCTACGTTCCCGATGCCGACGAGACCTTCATGCCGGTTGCCGCGAACACCGAGGCCGGCCGCTCGGTGATCCGCCACTCGTGCGCGCACGTGCTCGCCCAGGCCGTCCAGGCCGAGTTCCCCGGCACCAAGCTCGGGATCGGCCCGGCGATCACGGACGGGTTCTACTACGACTTCGACGTCGCGGAGCCGTTTACGCCCGAGGATTTGGCGGCGCTGGAAAAGCGCATGAAAAAGATCATCAAGCAGGGCCAGAAGTTTGTCCGCGGCGTCTACTCCACGGCGGATGAGGCCGCCGCCGACCTCGCCGCGGAGCCCTATAAGCTCGAGCTCATCGAAGACAAGGGCAACGTCGACCCCGCCTCCGACGAGGCGGCCGAGATCGGCGCGGGGGAGCTGACCCACTACGACAACGTCAACCCGCGCACCGGCGAGGTCGAGTGGCACGATCTGTGCCGCGGACCGCACGTGCCCACCACGAAGTACATCCCGGCGTTCGCGCTGACCCGGTCGTCGGCCGCCTACTGGCGCGGCGACCAGAACAACGCCGGCCTACAGCGCATCTACGGCACGGCGTGGGAGTCTAAGGAGCGCCTCGAGGACCACCTCACCATGCTGCGCGAAGCCGAAAAGCGCGACCACCGCCGTCTCGGCAACGAGCTCGACCTGTTTTCCTTCCCCGACGAGCTCGGCTCGGGCCTGCCGGTGTTCCACCCGGACGGCGGCATCATCAGGCTGGCCATGGAGGAGCACTCGCGGCGCCGCCACCTTGAGGCGGGCTACTCCTTTGTCAACACCCCGCACGTGACCAAGGGCGCCCTGTTTTCCAAGTCCGGCCACCTCGACTGGTACGCCGACGGCATGTTCCCGCCGATGAAGCTCGACGGAGAGGTCGACGAGGACGGCAACGTGGTCAAGCAGCCGCAGGACTACTACGTCAAGCCGATGAACTGCCCGATGCACAACCTCATTTTCGACTCCCGCGGGCGCTCCTACCGCGAGCTGCCGCTGCGCTTGTTCGAGTTTGGCACCGTCTACCGCTACGAGAAGTCCGGCGTCGTCCACGGGCTCACGCGCGCCCGCGGCTTCACGCAGGATGACGCGCACATCTACTGTACCGAGGACCAGCTCGAAGAGGAACTCACCAGCGTGCTCGAGTTCATCATCTCGCTGCTCAAGGACTACGGGCTGGATGACTTCTACCTCGAGCTCTCGACGAAGGACCCGAACAAGTACATCGGCGACGACGAGATTTGGGAGCGCTCGACGACCATCTTGCAGTCGGTGGCCGAGCGCTCCGGCCTCGAGCTCGTACCGGACCCGGCTGGGGCGGCGTTCTACGGCCCGAAGATCTCCGTGCAGGCGCGCGACGCGATCGGGCGCACCTGGCAGATGTCGACCGTGCAGCTCGACTTCAACCTGCCGGAGCGCTTCGACCTCACCTACACCGCCCCCGACGGCACGAAGCAGCGCCCGGTGATGATCCACCGCGCACTCTTCGGCTCCATCGAACGCTTCTTCGGCGTTCTCCTCGAGCACTACGCCGGCGCGTTCCCGGCGTGGCTTGCCCCGCACCAGGTCGTGGGCATCCCGGTGGCGGATGATTTCGCGGGGCACCTAGATGGCGTCGTCAAGCAGCTGCGTGCCCGCGGAATTCGCGCGGAGGTCGACCATTCCGACGACCGCATGCAGAAGAAGATCCGCAACCACACCACGGGCAAGGTTCCGTTTATGCTGCTCGCCGGCGCGCGCGACGTGGAGGCGGGCGCGGTGAGCTTCCGCTTCCTCGACGGCACCCAGGTCAACGGGGTGCCCGTCGATGAGGCCGTCGAGCTGATCTGCGACTGGGTGGCGCAGCGGATCAACGAGCAGCCGAGCGAGGTAAGCCTTGCAGCGCGCAGGAGCTAG
- a CDS encoding copper resistance CopC family protein: MTKPTTRARAARGGALAVALSVGLVCANPQAALAHDAVIGGNPADGAVVEAFPGELTLEFSGHVQEGFNTFALTHAGSSEVVYSGEPTVEGQFVTLDLPDDVAAKLADQPGDYTIGYQIVSSDGHATKGMTSFTYEPASAGAQASETAAGQQSPAPADHAAEQKENSSTATWVWVLAGVAAVLVLGGVAVAAMGRRKAAAAQSPAERDETN, from the coding sequence ATGACGAAGCCAACCACCCGTGCCCGCGCCGCCCGCGGGGGAGCACTCGCCGTGGCTTTATCGGTCGGGCTCGTGTGCGCCAACCCCCAGGCGGCCTTGGCCCACGACGCCGTGATCGGGGGAAACCCGGCCGACGGCGCGGTGGTGGAGGCGTTCCCCGGCGAGCTGACCCTCGAGTTCTCCGGGCACGTGCAGGAAGGCTTCAACACCTTCGCCCTGACCCACGCGGGCAGCTCCGAGGTGGTCTACTCCGGGGAGCCGACCGTGGAGGGCCAATTCGTCACGCTCGACCTGCCCGACGACGTGGCCGCGAAACTCGCCGACCAGCCCGGGGATTACACCATCGGCTACCAGATCGTCTCCTCCGACGGGCATGCGACGAAGGGAATGACGAGCTTTACCTACGAGCCTGCGAGCGCGGGAGCGCAGGCGAGCGAGACGGCGGCTGGGCAGCAGAGCCCGGCGCCTGCCGACCACGCCGCCGAGCAGAAGGAGAACTCCTCCACCGCGACCTGGGTGTGGGTGCTTGCCGGTGTCGCTGCCGTACTCGTGCTCGGCGGGGTAGCGGTGGCGGCAATGGGGCGTCGAAAAGCTGCCGCTGCTCAGTCGCCCGCGGAGCGCGACGAGACCAACTAG
- a CDS encoding Dyp-type peroxidase translates to MKLKRRAFIAGASAAGAAALAGCAARGEEEAARAEPTVPAVVDFDGAHQAGIVTRTQAALYLAGYNLRSRVDAPGFARLLRLLTADARALCAGEAPLGSLEPEMSRNPAALTVTCGIGERAFDIAAPEKKPAWLRDLPAFRRDQLDPAWGQTDVVLQICSDDPLTAAWALRHLTRAAADYATTAWVQQGFSQASGEATPRNMFGQVDGTVNPVSEDDYAAQVFADGPAGFAGGSSMVVRRIAMHLDEWELLDRASREQVIGRTLDTGAPLTGGGEFTAPDLRATDRFGLPVIDKNSHMARAMPPADHPEQRFKRRPYNYVLPPEPGSARLSNVGQIFIAYQKDPVAQFVPVQARLDEVDRLNTWITHIGSAVYWVPPGTSASGESEQYWGQSVFGSPRG, encoded by the coding sequence ATGAAGCTGAAACGCAGGGCCTTTATCGCCGGGGCGAGTGCTGCGGGGGCGGCGGCCCTGGCCGGGTGCGCGGCCAGGGGCGAGGAGGAGGCGGCACGCGCTGAACCTACCGTGCCAGCCGTCGTCGACTTCGACGGCGCGCACCAGGCGGGAATAGTCACGCGCACGCAGGCGGCGCTCTACTTGGCGGGCTACAACCTGCGCTCGCGTGTCGACGCCCCCGGCTTCGCCCGCCTTTTGCGCCTGCTCACCGCGGACGCGCGCGCCCTGTGCGCCGGCGAGGCACCACTGGGCAGCCTCGAGCCGGAGATGAGCCGCAACCCCGCGGCCCTCACGGTCACCTGCGGTATCGGCGAGCGCGCCTTTGATATTGCCGCCCCGGAGAAGAAGCCTGCGTGGCTGCGCGACCTCCCGGCGTTTCGGCGCGACCAGCTCGATCCCGCCTGGGGGCAGACAGACGTCGTCCTGCAGATCTGCAGCGACGACCCCCTCACCGCGGCGTGGGCGCTGCGCCACCTCACCCGCGCTGCCGCCGACTACGCCACCACGGCGTGGGTGCAGCAGGGCTTTTCCCAGGCCTCAGGGGAGGCCACCCCGCGCAACATGTTCGGGCAGGTCGATGGCACTGTCAACCCCGTGAGCGAGGACGACTACGCCGCGCAGGTCTTCGCCGACGGCCCGGCCGGCTTTGCCGGGGGAAGCTCGATGGTGGTGAGGCGCATCGCCATGCACCTCGACGAGTGGGAGCTGCTCGACCGCGCCTCGCGCGAGCAGGTCATCGGCCGCACTCTTGACACCGGCGCCCCGCTCACCGGCGGAGGCGAATTCACCGCGCCGGATCTCCGCGCGACCGACCGCTTCGGCCTGCCCGTGATTGACAAAAACTCCCACATGGCGCGGGCGATGCCCCCGGCAGACCACCCCGAACAGCGCTTCAAGCGCCGACCATACAACTACGTCTTGCCGCCCGAGCCGGGCTCGGCTCGCTTGAGCAACGTCGGGCAAATCTTTATCGCCTACCAAAAAGACCCGGTGGCCCAGTTCGTCCCCGTCCAGGCGCGCCTCGACGAGGTAGACAGGCTCAACACGTGGATCACCCACATCGGCTCCGCCGTCTACTGGGTGCCGCCGGGGACCTCCGCCAGCGGCGAGTCAGAACAGTATTGGGGCCAGTCAGTTTTCGGGTCGCCACGGGGGTAG